Proteins from a genomic interval of Brucella intermedia LMG 3301:
- a CDS encoding SDR family oxidoreductase yields MQQQTQNKVWFITGAARGIGLSLARQAMAKGDSVAATSRTLESLRQAFGDDSAQFLALEVDLVSEASVKAAIDKTIASFGRIDRVVNNAGYGQQGAVEALSDAELRRNFDVNVFAPLHVLRHSLPHLRRQRSGHIFNVASIVGFQGGYAGWGSYVASKFALAGLTETLAAELSELGIKATVVYPGPVRTGFLSKDSLVVAERSIDDYTEAQASLDLHLNELDGKQAGDPEKVATLVLQAASVAEPPVHLFAGKIANMLAEQKMEAVRKDIDAWRGASDATDFDE; encoded by the coding sequence ATGCAGCAACAAACTCAAAACAAGGTCTGGTTCATCACGGGGGCTGCGCGCGGCATCGGCCTTTCTCTGGCACGGCAGGCCATGGCCAAAGGCGATAGCGTGGCCGCCACCTCGCGCACGCTCGAAAGCCTGCGGCAGGCATTTGGCGACGACAGCGCGCAATTTCTGGCACTGGAAGTCGATCTCGTCAGCGAGGCAAGCGTGAAAGCCGCCATCGACAAGACCATCGCCAGTTTCGGTCGCATCGACCGCGTGGTCAACAATGCCGGCTATGGTCAACAGGGCGCTGTGGAGGCGCTGAGCGACGCCGAACTGCGCCGCAATTTCGACGTCAACGTCTTCGCGCCCCTGCATGTGCTGCGCCATTCATTGCCGCATCTGCGCAGGCAGCGTAGCGGCCATATCTTCAATGTGGCATCCATCGTCGGCTTTCAGGGTGGTTATGCCGGATGGGGCAGTTATGTCGCGAGCAAATTCGCGCTTGCCGGTCTGACCGAAACCCTTGCCGCCGAACTTTCAGAACTGGGCATCAAGGCGACGGTCGTCTATCCCGGCCCGGTGCGCACGGGGTTCCTGTCGAAGGACAGTCTCGTCGTGGCCGAGCGCTCCATCGACGATTATACTGAAGCTCAGGCTTCGCTCGATCTGCATCTCAACGAGTTGGACGGCAAGCAGGCGGGCGATCCCGAAAAAGTGGCGACGCTGGTCCTGCAGGCGGCAAGCGTGGCCGAACCGCCGGTGCATCTGTTTGCGGGCAAGATCGCCAATATGCTGGCCGAACAGAAGATGGAAGCCGTGCGCAAGGACATCGATGCATGGCGTGGCGCGTCAGACGCCACCGACTTCGACGAATAA
- a CDS encoding LacI family DNA-binding transcriptional regulator, with amino-acid sequence MSERRADKTTIADVARLAGVSTATAGRVLGGYGYTSEEIRDKVKKSADMLGYRPNLLARSLITGRSKTIGVVAGDMQSPFYASILRGISDVVRARGFGLIVTNSDESIDRELEAVDLLREKQADGIIIAPCDILKAQHLHDVVASGCPVVQIDRRVKGLKADSVTVNGRQAAHAAVTQMILDGHSRIGVLAELEHGRYKNLNAFLHDRQHKKIDISSLYPSWQRLLGYIEAHEEAGIAFDPSLVGQVGSYSIDIARQHAIALLTRETPPSALFTTDGLMSAGAMLAISELDISIPQQLSVVCFDDLDWMSFFTPKLTAIRQPLLEVGEAAARLVLERLDSADRAQQDIVLHAEWQPRCSLARHPG; translated from the coding sequence ATGAGTGAACGACGCGCCGACAAGACGACCATTGCCGATGTAGCGCGCCTGGCCGGCGTCAGCACCGCGACCGCCGGACGTGTCTTGGGCGGCTATGGCTATACCAGCGAAGAAATCCGCGACAAGGTGAAGAAATCCGCTGATATGTTGGGCTATCGCCCCAATCTGCTGGCACGCAGTCTTATCACCGGGCGCAGCAAGACCATAGGCGTTGTCGCGGGCGACATGCAAAGCCCGTTTTACGCCAGTATTCTGCGCGGTATTTCCGATGTGGTTCGTGCGCGCGGCTTTGGCTTGATCGTCACCAACAGCGATGAATCGATCGATCGTGAGCTGGAGGCAGTGGATCTTCTGCGCGAAAAGCAGGCCGACGGCATCATCATTGCGCCCTGTGATATTCTCAAGGCGCAGCACTTGCACGATGTCGTTGCCAGCGGCTGTCCGGTGGTTCAGATCGATCGCCGCGTGAAGGGATTGAAGGCGGATTCGGTGACCGTCAATGGCCGCCAGGCCGCCCACGCCGCAGTGACCCAAATGATTCTCGACGGCCACAGTCGGATTGGCGTACTGGCGGAACTCGAGCATGGCCGCTACAAGAATCTCAACGCATTTCTTCACGACCGCCAGCACAAGAAAATCGATATTTCATCGCTTTATCCGAGCTGGCAACGTCTGCTCGGCTATATCGAAGCGCATGAGGAAGCCGGGATCGCCTTTGATCCGAGCCTCGTTGGCCAGGTGGGCAGCTATTCGATCGATATTGCCCGCCAGCACGCCATCGCGTTGCTGACCCGGGAAACCCCGCCTTCAGCGCTGTTTACCACCGATGGATTGATGTCAGCCGGCGCCATGCTGGCAATTAGCGAACTCGATATTTCCATTCCGCAGCAACTGTCCGTGGTCTGCTTCGACGATCTGGACTGGATGTCGTTCTTTACCCCTAAACTGACGGCAATCCGGCAGCCGCTGCTCGAGGTTGGCGAAGCCGCGGCCCGTCTGGTCCTGGAGCGGCTCGATAGCGCCGATCGCGCGCAGCAGGATATCGTGCTGCATGCCGAATGGCAGCCCCGTTGTTCGCTCGCCCGCCATCCCGGTTGA
- a CDS encoding FecCD family ABC transporter permease encodes MPLQKRRVRGLVIVAASLAAMALCSLALGSRSIALTETIHALWQPDFSNNEHLVILELRIPRTIVAIIAGMALGTAGAIMQAVTRNPLAEPGLLGINAGAAVAVILGIVTFNLTTMAQYVWFGFAGAALAGIAVFILGDTHGKANNPVQLVLAGAGLSVVLASVTGIVVINAPLAVLDQFRHWAAGSVEGRGLDVVAILAPAVIAGLGVAMSIAGNLNAMALGRDFGAALGVNLHVTWLVACLSVMLLAGSATAGAGPIAFVGLVAPHLARTITGPDYRWILPYSALLASNLLLGADIIGRLIVAPSEVAAGIVSMLIGGPFFIFVVRKFRLTKL; translated from the coding sequence ATGCCATTGCAGAAGCGGCGTGTTCGGGGTCTTGTTATTGTCGCCGCCAGTTTAGCCGCTATGGCGCTTTGCAGCCTTGCTCTGGGCTCCCGGTCAATCGCCCTTACCGAGACCATCCATGCGCTATGGCAGCCTGATTTTTCGAACAACGAACATCTTGTCATTCTCGAACTGCGTATCCCGCGCACCATCGTTGCAATCATCGCAGGGATGGCTCTTGGAACCGCTGGCGCCATCATGCAGGCTGTAACGCGCAATCCGCTCGCCGAACCAGGATTGCTGGGGATCAATGCAGGTGCAGCCGTCGCGGTCATTCTGGGGATCGTGACCTTTAACCTGACGACAATGGCGCAATATGTCTGGTTCGGATTTGCGGGCGCTGCTCTTGCAGGAATTGCCGTCTTCATTCTCGGAGACACCCACGGCAAAGCGAATAATCCCGTGCAATTGGTGCTGGCCGGAGCCGGATTGTCGGTTGTGCTTGCATCGGTCACGGGCATTGTTGTCATCAATGCACCGCTCGCTGTCCTTGACCAGTTTCGTCACTGGGCCGCAGGCTCCGTTGAGGGGCGCGGCCTTGATGTCGTCGCCATTCTGGCTCCGGCAGTCATCGCAGGGCTTGGCGTGGCGATGTCGATCGCCGGAAACCTGAATGCAATGGCGCTGGGCAGGGATTTTGGTGCTGCGCTTGGCGTCAACCTGCACGTGACCTGGCTTGTGGCCTGTCTTTCCGTAATGCTTCTGGCAGGTTCTGCCACTGCTGGGGCTGGCCCCATCGCGTTCGTCGGACTGGTGGCTCCTCATCTGGCCCGGACCATCACTGGACCGGACTATCGTTGGATACTGCCATATTCCGCATTGCTGGCGTCCAATCTTTTGCTAGGCGCTGACATCATAGGAAGGCTGATTGTAGCACCTTCGGAAGTTGCAGCCGGGATTGTCTCCATGTTGATCGGCGGGCCGTTCTTTATCTTTGTCGTGCGCAAATTCCGGTTGACGAAACTATGA
- a CDS encoding amino acid ABC transporter permease — translation MARTAKTVAHRPDIHSVKPIPVRHPSRWITGAVLILIALSFANMLATNENLQWNIVVRYMFHPDILAGLARTLFLTFAAMIFGFAIGIILAVMRLSANPVLQWASWLWIWFFRGVPPLVQLIFWYNLALLVPNLTIGIPFGPTLWSWDMNTLITPMSAALLGLSFTESAYAAETIRAGIQAINPGQTEAAATLGMTRFQIMKRIVLPQAIRIIIPPIGNDTISMLKFTSLVSVLALPDLLYSAQMIYSRTYQTIPLLIVATIWYLILSTALTIIEHHIENHLKSRQITCSASFLSRLLPFKFALGYQK, via the coding sequence ATGGCAAGAACAGCAAAGACGGTCGCGCACCGGCCGGATATACATAGTGTCAAACCGATACCCGTGCGCCATCCGTCTCGATGGATCACCGGCGCCGTGCTCATTCTGATCGCATTGAGTTTTGCCAATATGCTGGCGACCAATGAGAACCTGCAATGGAACATTGTTGTGCGCTACATGTTTCATCCCGACATTCTCGCTGGCTTGGCGCGCACGCTGTTCCTGACTTTTGCCGCAATGATCTTCGGTTTTGCAATCGGCATCATACTGGCCGTGATGCGCCTTTCGGCCAATCCGGTGCTGCAATGGGCAAGCTGGCTGTGGATATGGTTCTTTCGCGGCGTTCCACCCCTGGTTCAGCTGATTTTCTGGTACAATCTGGCGCTTCTGGTTCCCAATCTGACCATTGGCATCCCGTTCGGGCCGACCTTGTGGTCCTGGGACATGAACACGCTGATCACGCCGATGAGTGCAGCACTGCTTGGCCTGTCCTTTACAGAAAGCGCCTATGCCGCCGAAACCATCCGCGCTGGCATCCAGGCGATCAATCCGGGCCAGACCGAGGCCGCCGCGACACTTGGCATGACGCGGTTTCAGATCATGAAGCGCATCGTGCTGCCGCAGGCAATCCGTATTATCATTCCGCCGATCGGCAATGACACCATTTCAATGCTGAAATTCACGTCGCTGGTCAGCGTGCTTGCCTTGCCCGATCTGCTCTATTCGGCGCAGATGATTTATTCGCGCACATATCAGACCATTCCGCTGCTGATCGTGGCTACGATCTGGTATCTCATCCTGTCAACCGCCCTGACTATCATCGAACACCATATCGAGAACCACCTGAAATCCCGGCAGATCACCTGTTCCGCGTCATTCCTGTCCAGACTGCTCCCCTTCAAATTTGCGCTTGGATATCAAAAATGA
- a CDS encoding amino acid ABC transporter ATP-binding protein has product MSETPASLPLLQVERLTKSFGNHRVLDGIDMTVEKGDVTCIVGPSGSGKSTLLRCLNYLEVPDSGAVLLEGEPIGMRWQGERLYTMSFNELARQRQKMGMVFQGFHLFPHKTVVENIIEAPMIVRKIGRQSATAAAMKLLEKVGLTERANYYPDQLSGGQQQRVAIARSLAMQPRLMLFDEPTSALDPELVGEVLAVMRQLAEDGVTMIVVTHEMNFAREVADLLIFMDGGVIVESGPPKKVMGNPQHPRTKSFLKRVA; this is encoded by the coding sequence ATGAGTGAAACGCCCGCGAGCTTGCCACTGTTGCAGGTGGAAAGACTGACCAAATCTTTTGGCAATCACCGGGTGCTCGACGGCATCGATATGACGGTGGAAAAGGGGGACGTGACCTGCATTGTCGGCCCATCCGGCTCCGGCAAAAGCACATTGCTGCGCTGCCTGAACTATCTCGAAGTGCCGGATTCCGGTGCCGTGTTGCTCGAAGGCGAGCCGATCGGCATGCGTTGGCAGGGTGAGCGGCTTTATACGATGTCCTTCAACGAACTGGCACGCCAGCGCCAGAAAATGGGCATGGTGTTCCAGGGCTTCCATCTCTTCCCCCATAAGACCGTGGTGGAAAACATCATCGAGGCGCCTATGATCGTACGCAAGATAGGTCGCCAGTCGGCCACCGCCGCGGCGATGAAGCTGCTGGAAAAAGTCGGCCTTACCGAGCGCGCGAATTATTATCCCGACCAGCTCTCCGGTGGGCAGCAGCAACGCGTGGCGATTGCCCGTTCATTGGCGATGCAGCCTCGGCTGATGCTTTTTGATGAACCCACATCAGCTCTTGATCCGGAACTGGTCGGTGAGGTTCTGGCGGTGATGCGCCAGTTGGCCGAAGATGGCGTGACCATGATTGTCGTCACGCATGAAATGAACTTCGCTCGCGAAGTCGCCGACCTTCTGATTTTCATGGATGGTGGCGTGATTGTTGAATCCGGCCCGCCTAAAAAGGTTATGGGCAATCCACAACATCCGCGTACTAAAAGTTTTTTGAAGCGCGTGGCGTGA
- a CDS encoding PfkB family carbohydrate kinase codes for MRKIPLRKRIQGFSNIGRKLFGHSIPLFSVLKSLAAPIGSRSGPVQHFPVPTPRYIDSSTLVCERSHILSIGKIRMIKIAAMGDNVVDCYISRREMFPGGNCVNVAIHMSRFGAEAAYIGVVAADAAGRVIQAALRDEDVDTSHLRMEGTGKTAYCIIGHRGNNDRYFIRFDLGVSMFEPSAADIQFARRFDAVHIGQSSGLDGWLDAIAPQRLSYDFSTRRDVEHYRRIGPKCFLAAVSGGELSPDEITATIACLRESGADWVLVTRGTKGAVLASAQGVFHTEATPIVAVDTLGAGDSFIARTLYGLVKGEAPATLLQAASRVAAATCGQYGGTGHAAPIDLGEPIAELQD; via the coding sequence ATGCGAAAAATCCCGCTGCGCAAGCGCATTCAGGGTTTCAGCAATATCGGTAGGAAGTTGTTTGGGCATTCTATTCCTCTTTTCAGCGTCTTGAAGAGCCTGGCTGCGCCGATCGGCAGCCGTTCCGGTCCAGTGCAACATTTCCCGGTACCAACCCCGCGATACATTGACAGTTCTACTTTAGTGTGCGAACGTTCTCACATCTTGTCAATTGGGAAAATAAGAATGATCAAAATCGCGGCGATGGGCGATAATGTCGTCGATTGTTACATTTCGCGTCGGGAAATGTTTCCAGGCGGTAACTGTGTCAATGTCGCTATCCATATGAGCCGTTTTGGGGCCGAGGCGGCCTATATCGGTGTGGTTGCCGCAGATGCGGCCGGAAGGGTCATTCAGGCCGCACTGCGCGACGAGGACGTCGATACTTCGCATCTGCGCATGGAGGGCACAGGCAAGACGGCCTATTGCATCATTGGTCATCGCGGTAACAATGATCGCTATTTCATCCGCTTTGATCTCGGAGTGTCGATGTTTGAGCCGAGCGCCGCCGATATTCAGTTTGCGCGCCGGTTCGATGCCGTCCATATCGGTCAGTCGAGCGGCCTTGACGGCTGGCTGGATGCCATTGCGCCGCAACGTCTGTCCTATGATTTCTCCACCCGTCGCGACGTGGAACACTATCGACGCATCGGCCCGAAATGCTTTCTGGCCGCTGTTTCGGGCGGTGAGCTTTCGCCGGACGAGATTACGGCGACCATTGCCTGCCTGCGCGAGAGCGGCGCGGATTGGGTGCTGGTCACCCGCGGCACCAAGGGCGCAGTTCTTGCCAGTGCGCAAGGGGTTTTCCATACCGAAGCAACGCCGATTGTGGCGGTTGACACGTTAGGCGCTGGTGACAGTTTCATCGCCCGCACCCTTTATGGCCTGGTGAAAGGCGAGGCGCCCGCAACATTGCTACAGGCGGCGTCACGCGTTGCTGCGGCGACATGTGGCCAATATGGTGGTACAGGTCATGCCGCGCCGATTGATCTCGGCGAGCCTATAGCCGAGTTGCAGGATTGA
- a CDS encoding ornithine cyclodeaminase, which yields MMIILNAQQTEAALDYPGLIEALRQAHASGKRPQSDTTVLQDRKSADNQFVSLVAWLEGEAVAVKLVGVFPANVKLPVAQPSIQGTVTLFSGQTGEALMVCDGAIETFKKTAADSALGASLLARKDARTLLVVGAGGLAPHVVEAHCASRPSIDQVFIWNRNFDRAEKLASRIDIAGVNIVAVEDLDNTVSKAEVISCVTMSTSPLVKGKLLKEGAHVDLIGAYMPDMREADDDVFRRAGRVFVDTRHCCDGSGELGIPLATGLINHEQIEADLIELCQGKHPGRSDDRQITVYKNVGGGHLDLFTAQYLYSTL from the coding sequence ATGATGATAATTCTCAATGCACAGCAAACCGAAGCCGCGCTCGATTATCCGGGATTGATCGAAGCCTTGCGTCAAGCGCATGCGAGCGGCAAACGACCGCAAAGCGACACTACCGTGCTTCAGGATCGGAAAAGCGCAGACAACCAGTTTGTGTCCCTGGTAGCTTGGCTCGAAGGGGAGGCGGTTGCCGTCAAGCTGGTCGGTGTTTTCCCTGCGAATGTCAAACTTCCTGTGGCCCAACCTTCGATCCAGGGCACGGTAACGCTGTTCAGCGGTCAGACCGGCGAAGCACTCATGGTCTGTGATGGCGCCATTGAAACCTTCAAGAAGACGGCGGCAGATTCGGCACTTGGCGCCAGCCTGCTGGCGCGCAAGGACGCCCGTACCTTGCTGGTGGTTGGTGCCGGGGGGCTAGCGCCCCATGTGGTGGAGGCTCATTGCGCCAGCCGACCGTCGATCGATCAAGTCTTTATCTGGAACCGCAACTTCGACAGGGCGGAAAAACTTGCCAGCCGAATTGACATTGCCGGCGTCAACATCGTTGCCGTGGAGGATCTCGATAACACAGTCTCGAAGGCGGAAGTGATATCGTGTGTCACCATGTCGACCAGTCCGCTGGTTAAGGGAAAACTCCTCAAAGAGGGCGCTCATGTTGATCTGATCGGTGCCTATATGCCAGACATGCGTGAAGCCGATGATGACGTGTTCCGTCGTGCCGGACGGGTATTTGTCGATACGCGCCATTGCTGTGATGGTTCGGGTGAACTCGGAATTCCGCTCGCTACAGGACTTATCAACCATGAGCAAATCGAAGCTGATCTGATTGAGCTATGTCAGGGAAAACATCCAGGCCGCAGCGACGACCGCCAGATCACCGTCTACAAAAATGTTGGCGGCGGGCATCTCGATCTGTTTACCGCGCAATACCTGTACAGCACTCTTTAA
- a CDS encoding flavin reductase family protein codes for MFDEFPAEQAYRILESGPILLVSTRGTDGSANLMTMGFHMMISHDPALVGAIIGPWDYSHQALLESRECVLAVPTVDLAEKVVDIGNCSGETLDKFERFGLTPVAAKTVNAPLVGECWANLECRIADDGWSQRYNLLVLEVQRIWVDNTRQEKRLIHHKGDGRFSVDGEMIDLGERMVKWRYLMD; via the coding sequence ATGTTTGACGAATTTCCGGCTGAACAGGCCTATCGCATTCTCGAATCCGGCCCAATCCTGCTTGTATCCACGCGCGGGACGGATGGTTCCGCTAACCTGATGACCATGGGCTTTCACATGATGATAAGCCACGATCCGGCATTGGTCGGCGCCATCATCGGTCCGTGGGATTACAGCCATCAGGCGCTTTTAGAAAGCCGTGAATGCGTGCTGGCCGTGCCGACTGTCGATCTGGCGGAAAAGGTGGTGGATATCGGCAATTGTTCAGGCGAAACGCTCGATAAATTCGAGCGTTTCGGCCTCACACCCGTCGCTGCAAAAACCGTGAACGCGCCGCTGGTGGGCGAATGCTGGGCCAATCTCGAATGCCGCATCGCGGATGATGGATGGTCGCAACGCTATAATCTGCTTGTGCTGGAGGTCCAGCGCATATGGGTGGATAACACACGGCAAGAAAAGCGGCTGATCCACCATAAGGGCGATGGCCGCTTCAGCGTCGACGGCGAGATGATCGATCTGGGCGAACGCATGGTGAAATGGCGTTATCTCATGGATTGA
- a CDS encoding SIS domain-containing protein: MPKQLPTDIAETLNALAQRDFSHVFLVACGGSLSIMHPGKYFLDRHSGLLTSDVYNGEEFVTRDPRRLNSDAIVILCSQTGTTKETVRAAEHARRRGACVISLTLDPQSPLAAAADHVLQYQASYTTGIPIDGADSNYSVLYMLLAGIVDLRDKTSLLPKLLESLPALQPAIERGQQHFDETFTRYAERYGREKVVYTMASGPVYGAAYSFSICVLMEMLWINSQAIHANEFFHGPFEVVDKNACFVVMIGLDETRALAERGRDFLYRFGEPDNILVLDAAKLDLADIDDTFKGYFVPLIFFDALWKFAYKLAAKREQVMLDGRRYMKKITDY; encoded by the coding sequence ATGCCCAAACAACTTCCTACCGATATTGCTGAAACCCTGAATGCGCTTGCGCAGCGGGATTTTTCGCATGTGTTTCTGGTTGCCTGCGGCGGATCGCTGTCAATCATGCATCCGGGCAAGTATTTTCTGGATCGCCATTCGGGACTGCTGACCTCTGATGTCTATAATGGCGAGGAGTTCGTCACACGCGACCCGCGTCGCCTCAACAGCGATGCCATTGTAATTCTGTGCTCCCAGACGGGCACCACCAAGGAAACGGTGCGGGCGGCAGAACATGCCCGTCGCCGGGGCGCCTGCGTGATCTCCCTGACGCTGGATCCGCAATCGCCGCTCGCCGCCGCCGCCGACCACGTGCTGCAATACCAGGCGTCCTACACCACCGGCATTCCGATCGATGGTGCCGACAGCAATTACAGCGTGCTTTACATGTTGCTGGCGGGCATTGTCGATTTACGCGACAAGACCAGCCTGCTGCCCAAACTGCTGGAAAGCCTGCCGGCACTGCAACCGGCCATTGAACGCGGTCAGCAGCATTTTGATGAAACCTTTACCAGATATGCAGAGCGCTACGGCCGCGAAAAAGTCGTGTACACCATGGCTAGCGGTCCGGTTTATGGCGCAGCCTATTCATTCTCCATCTGCGTGCTCATGGAAATGCTGTGGATCAACTCGCAAGCTATCCACGCCAATGAGTTCTTCCATGGCCCATTCGAAGTCGTCGATAAAAATGCCTGCTTCGTCGTCATGATTGGACTCGATGAAACGCGTGCGCTGGCCGAGCGTGGCCGGGATTTCCTGTACCGTTTCGGCGAGCCGGACAATATATTGGTGCTGGATGCAGCGAAACTCGATCTCGCTGACATAGATGACACTTTCAAGGGATATTTCGTGCCGTTGATTTTCTTCGATGCGCTTTGGAAATTTGCCTACAAACTGGCGGCGAAGCGTGAGCAGGTCATGCTGGATGGTCGCCGCTACATGAAAAAGATCACCGATTACTAA
- a CDS encoding transporter substrate-binding domain-containing protein: MTNRRKTASRRMMVALAALATAASITSVHAAPIKALQDAVPENYRKGVKIAAFNDWPPDEFVEDGVLKGWSIDMAKAMSERIGVPFEFTATSFDAIIPGLASKRFDAGFSSFGVTPERLDSLDFIPQRKEGTAYAFLKGKDFSIKSEKDLCGQSVAVMTGAWDYQYLKEKSAELCESAGEKPINLQQFTTQNAAELAVSSGRVEMVAAGSAKMHYMAKITGRFSVSELVSNPVFNGIGVRKGDALGPVFRDAIQSMIDDGSYKEIMAKWGVDGAGTLEKAVLVTKDNPEPK, translated from the coding sequence ATGACCAATCGTCGCAAAACCGCATCCCGGCGCATGATGGTAGCGCTGGCGGCGCTGGCCACGGCCGCCAGCATCACCTCGGTGCATGCCGCACCGATCAAGGCACTACAGGACGCTGTGCCGGAGAATTACAGGAAGGGCGTCAAGATTGCTGCCTTCAATGACTGGCCACCGGACGAGTTTGTCGAAGACGGCGTCCTGAAAGGCTGGAGCATCGACATGGCCAAAGCCATGTCGGAACGCATTGGCGTACCATTCGAATTTACCGCAACCAGTTTCGACGCCATCATTCCGGGACTGGCCAGCAAGCGTTTTGACGCCGGATTTTCTTCCTTCGGTGTGACGCCGGAACGGCTTGATTCGCTTGATTTCATTCCTCAGCGCAAGGAAGGTACCGCCTATGCCTTCTTGAAAGGCAAAGACTTTTCCATCAAGTCGGAAAAAGATCTGTGCGGCCAGAGCGTTGCAGTGATGACAGGCGCCTGGGACTACCAATATCTGAAGGAAAAGAGCGCGGAATTGTGCGAATCCGCCGGTGAGAAGCCGATTAACCTGCAGCAATTCACCACCCAGAACGCCGCCGAACTGGCTGTGTCCTCGGGGCGTGTTGAGATGGTGGCGGCCGGATCGGCAAAAATGCACTATATGGCCAAGATTACGGGGCGCTTCAGCGTATCTGAACTGGTCAGCAATCCGGTCTTCAACGGCATTGGCGTGCGCAAGGGTGATGCGCTTGGGCCAGTTTTCCGTGATGCCATCCAGTCCATGATCGATGACGGCTCCTACAAGGAAATCATGGCAAAGTGGGGCGTTGATGGCGCCGGCACCCTGGAAAAGGCGGTGCTGGTTACTAAGGACAATCCGGAGCCAAAATAG
- a CDS encoding FecCD family ABC transporter permease, which produces MNIFRIGPVSVRWKSRPLMICCLLLAAILLLAVFHIATGTMSFSSFQVISSLVGGSDNATADRIIQRVRLPRLVTALFVGASLGMAGAIFQSISRNALGSPDVIGFTTGAATGAIAQIILFNAGPLETALSAVASGMAAAVLVFMLAVKGRRTGGYRLILVGIGVGAILSGINTVLLVAGDLDQAASAQLWLSGSLNTRSWAHVVPAMVGFAVTVPLALHYAKSVNILEMGDDAACQLGIQPERTRLAMVLVAVTLTSVATASAGPISFVALAAPQLARRLTASSNVPLISGALMGATLLVVADLLSQHVPFGIKMPIGLTTGLLGGLYLLWVLACQKK; this is translated from the coding sequence ATGAATATATTTCGGATAGGTCCTGTTTCTGTTCGCTGGAAATCGCGCCCATTGATGATCTGCTGCCTCTTGCTTGCAGCCATCCTGCTGCTTGCGGTTTTCCATATCGCAACAGGTACAATGTCATTCAGCTCTTTCCAGGTCATTTCGAGTCTGGTTGGTGGAAGCGACAACGCGACCGCCGATCGCATAATCCAGCGCGTACGTTTACCTCGCCTTGTCACAGCCTTGTTTGTGGGTGCTTCACTCGGTATGGCAGGCGCGATCTTCCAATCAATCTCGCGCAATGCCCTTGGCTCGCCCGACGTGATCGGCTTTACGACAGGTGCAGCAACTGGCGCTATTGCACAAATCATATTGTTCAATGCCGGTCCGCTTGAAACAGCGCTTTCAGCCGTTGCAAGTGGAATGGCGGCGGCAGTTCTTGTGTTTATGTTGGCTGTCAAGGGGCGACGAACCGGCGGCTATAGGCTTATCCTTGTCGGAATTGGCGTGGGGGCCATTCTTTCGGGCATCAATACCGTACTTCTGGTCGCGGGCGATCTGGACCAGGCCGCGTCGGCCCAACTCTGGCTATCGGGATCACTCAATACAAGAAGCTGGGCACATGTTGTCCCAGCAATGGTCGGTTTCGCGGTAACCGTGCCGTTGGCGCTTCATTACGCCAAATCTGTCAATATCTTGGAAATGGGCGATGATGCAGCATGCCAGCTCGGCATCCAGCCGGAGCGTACGCGTCTGGCAATGGTGTTGGTCGCGGTCACGCTAACATCTGTTGCTACCGCATCCGCCGGACCGATTTCCTTTGTCGCTCTGGCAGCGCCACAGTTGGCCCGGCGTCTGACGGCGAGTTCGAATGTCCCACTCATTTCGGGCGCCCTTATGGGGGCAACCCTTCTGGTGGTTGCTGACTTGTTAAGCCAGCATGTGCCATTCGGCATCAAAATGCCGATTGGTCTTACGACCGGGCTATTAGGGGGACTTTATCTCCTCTGGGTTCTTGCTTGCCAAAAAAAGTGA